The following nucleotide sequence is from Apium graveolens cultivar Ventura chromosome 4, ASM990537v1, whole genome shotgun sequence.
AATACTGGTATGTTCAAAAACTATTTTTGGGTTGCTTTGGATTACTTGAAAAaagttttaattttaatttcatatCTAAGTGAAAAACAGTACACTCAGTTGTGAAAACAAATGGATAAAGATAACTATCATGTCCTTCAAGCTGTAAGTAACATCTGATACTAAAATGTAAAAAGAAATGACAGGATAGTACCGGTCTGATTGGAAGGCCAAGGAAAACCGGAGCCTTCTCAGTTTCCCGTCCACTGTGATTATACTTGCAAGCTTTTCCATACTTGCAGCCTTCTGGTGTTAAATAGTACTGGAAGACAAAGCAAGCGAAATTATAAAGACTGTAAACAGAAGGGAATTCCCGAAGATAGAAGCTAAACAAACCAAACCTTACTAGATCGCGTTTTTATTAACTTATTTTTGTTGTTGCTAAATTAGAGCTTTATTACCTTACTTGAATCTTATAACCTTATACAACAAAATCCATTATCATTgctcataattttttttatcaaacaCCTCGGAAAGATTGAACTAAAAATGAATATCATTCTAGGTTCTAACTTGTTTAAAATGCTCTTTTCGTCACATGCCATCAAAACAATACATGTTATGCAAGCAAAGACAAGGGGAAATATATATATAGTCTCAATAAATCAACTAACTTTTCTGGAGAATAAATCAAATAGACAGTGAACTTGTACTTTACCTAAGGCCACTTCCACAATGATATGAATGCAGTATGGACTAACATTGCAACAAGGTGCATATTGTCAGAAAGCAGTGTTTAATTACAGAACTTAAATATGGGATATAGATGAAAGGTTAAAAACAAGATTGTATACAGGAAAGTAACAAAGATCAGATACACATATTGTTAAAAATGGAAGCACGTATTCATTTATAGACACTGAAAAAATGATAACCTTGCACTCGACTTGCCCCGTCCTAGTTAAGTTCTCTTCATTCAGATTTTCTATCTCCTTATAATCAGGCTGCAAAAACGTGAAATTAAAGCAGCATACATGTGAAAAGAACATAATCTTAAGCTCAAGATTATAAAACATGTAAGATGAATCTTTAATCCTGATAAACATCAGAGACCATATTTAGGTACATATATATCAAAGACCATGAATTATAGAAATCGCATATATAGTTCTAACTGGttagaaaaacaaaattgtataGAAATGTTTGCTAGTTGGCTAAATTAGAGGGTGGCTCCGATCTTTGATGCTTTCTATTTTCAATCTTTTCTAGATTGATCATAGATAGACTTCTCTCTGGCTTATCATAGAGCAAGGGTTCTTCCCAGTATCCTTGAATTACCCGAACTCTCATGAGAATTCAAGAAAGCTTAGTTATGTTATAAAAGAGGTTTAACATTTTCTTATCTTCAAATTATTTATAGCCCATCTCTCAATAATACTTTTATTGGTACATACAAAAAGGAAGATCCTGAAGATTCTTGACATGTCACGAATATCTTTGTGCCCTCTGATGCACATACAAAGGACAGGCATAACCTCACCTCAATCAGATTTAACAAGTAGACTTATCATAACAAGAAGTGACAAGTCTTTATACCTAGAAGCCAAAACAAGCAGATCCACAGTCGCACTAAAAAGGGCATAATCATCCTACCAAGACATTTTACTTTCGAAATTGTAACTATTAAGAATCATAGGGTTTTGTGGATCTACTATAAATTCCTATTAATGTACGAAGAAAAAGGATCAATTCAAGCAGATATGATTTTTTCCTACTCAACCCTGTCAGAGAGTGTGTATTTACGGTATTTAAACAAACAAAGAATAACATAAACCACTTAAAAAAAAGACTATCTAGTAACAGATTAGTTATACCTGGATTTTCCTATTCAATGGATGATTATATCTGCAATTTCCCCTAAACTGGCACCAACCATGTCTCATAAAAAATAGGCAATTTTCAGCCTCGGGTCTCAAAGGGTGGTAATATCTATATCTTCTATGCTCCATATGTTCAGACTCCATCAGAACTCCCTGGACAGTCCCATTTTCCTCAATCGAATCTTTAAGAGCTAAATTCTGGACCTCCTGGTTCAAAACATCAGCATTCTTGTCACTTGACACATCAAGACCAAGATGATCACTAAAATTTAATGATCCAAACGTTAAGCTCTTGTGTTGATTCTGAAAATGCTGACCTTTAACCCCCTCCATTGTCCCTCTACTCTAGAATTCAAACCCTAATTAAGCTCAGCTACTCGCTTAAAACCCTCTATCTTTGAATATATAAGCAAACAGGCTTGAGTGAGaagtaaatctggaacgagtccAATTTACTGAAATTAAAAAAAGAGTGTGGAAGATAGCATTTATTATTAGAGATTGAAATTTAGATTTTGCAACGAGCAGCTGCAAGAGATCATCATATCTACATAGGTATTTAATGTCATCCTAATTAAACTACTAATGTATTTAGGTAGGGGTTATGGGGTGACACCTGGCCTCTTGCATTTCTTTTATAAATTTGAATACTCCTGCAATGTTTTTTAACGGGGATATGTCTGTTTTGGGCAAGAGAGTCAATATTTTGTCGGGAACATAAAGCCGACCTAACAAAGAGAGGATTTTGCATGTGGGAAAATGGAACTCAGCTCATTTCCTTTGCTAATAAATATTGTAATATTTCCGAGACTTTAACGAGTTACAAATCACCCTGTGGTCAAGACTTAATAACCATCCATTTTAAAAAAGATTAATTAAAAATTATCATATTTGTGTTGGTCGAGAATCAAAGTTGGGCTAGCTAGCTAGTTTTTGTTGCTAATGTGAAAAATTCGTAGGAATTATCTTGGTTGAGTTAGCTGTTTTATTTTTGCATTTCCCAGAATTTCAACGGTTGGACTGCCCTGACTAAATGCTTGGAGATTGATTTTGGAGGTCCAGAAGATTACACGGACGAGTATTTTGCACCATGGTGAGGATTAGACTCCCCATAATGCAGGGACTTGGACCGAGTATTTTGGGCCAAAAGGTATTTTTTGAATTAATTCTTAAACCAGGCCCATGATTATTAAGATATGTAAATTACACTGAATTAGTTAGGTTTTTTATGGGAGATATATTGTTTCCATACACAAACATATACGTATCAATATATATAAAAGTAAAAAAGACTATTTATTACTTCTTCTTTATTATGATTATTTCCTCTATTTTAGTTTTTGACTTGTGGTTCTGGAACTCGGTGTGAGTTCTACATGATAAGTTTCTTTCAGGTGCGTTATTCTATGGCATCATCGGTTGTCCTATGATTGAGACTCAACAATTGACATCAAAGCCATAATCAGATTTGGGTGGTAAAACTCCAATTTGAGGTGTTTGTAGGTTATATCTTGTGTGGTGCACaaaaggtgtttgagaaaattcCTGAAAGAGACTGGTGGTGAGACAAGCTAGGTATGACTTCTATACGTGGTGTTGTTAAAGTAGGAAAGGGTTGGAGAGAAAAATCTAAGTCGAATTCTAGACCTCACGCGGAGAGGACAATTATGGCGAGTTTGGGCATTACAGAGAAAATTATCCTAATAAAAAGGTTTCTAGGAAGAAGAACAAGAACAAGAAGAATACCAGAAAAGTACAAAGGAGACAACATGTTGGTTATGCTTCAGAAGAAGGAGGTGGTGATGATTATTATTCTTTTACTTGTGAAAGGGAAATCACAAATAGCTGGATTCTAGATTCTGGTTGTTCTTACCACATGTCTACGGATTGGAAGTGGTTTACAACTTGTAAATGCGTTGAAAGTATATTGATGGGAAATAACCATGGTTGTAAATTTACGGGACTTGATTCTATAAGAAATATGATGCATGATGGAGTGGTAAGAATATTGACAGATGAGGGACATGTCCCTGAATTGAAGAAAAATCTTATTTCTGTTGGTGCTTTGGATTTTGGTGGGTGTAAAATTGTTACACATAATGGTGAGATAAAAGTTGTTCGTGGTTATTTGATAGTAATTAAAGGGTATTTCTCAAGAATTTTCTTATTCTCTTAAGGGTACAACGGTGACTGAAAGTGCAGCTGTTGCGACTACTAGAAGTGATGGCGACCAATGTGACACTCGGTTATGGCCAATGTGACACTCGGTTATGGCATAGGCGACTTTGACATATATCAGAGAGACATATAAATTATATTGATGACGGGGGTTTGTTGAAGAACATAAAAAATGATTGCATGGATTTTTGCGGGCATTGCGCGTACGGGAAAGCACACTTAGTTCAGTTCAAGAAAAGCAAATATTGAAACAAAGGTATATTAGACTATATGCATACAAATGTTTGGGGTCTGACTCCTGTCACTTAATTCCAAGGGAGGATTGAGATATTTTGTCACTTTTGTTGATAATTATTTTTGGTATATTTCATGAAACATAAAAATGAGTTATTTAAAACATTCAAGAAGTGGAAAACAATGGTCGAGAAAATATTTGGTAAAAAATTGAGGACACTGCGATCTGATAACGATACAGAGTATACGAATGGTGCTTTCAAGGAGTTTTCTGATAAGGAAGACATTCTTAGAAATTAGACAGTTGGGAGAATATCACAACAAAATGGGGTTGCGGAAAGGTTTAATTACACATTGCGGGAAAATTAATGTGTATGCAATCCTATATTGATTTGGGTAAAGAATGGTTAGCTAGTCAATTATTATTGCTCGCTACGTTGTCAACCGCTCACCTCATGCATCTCTAGATGAAGATATACCTTATAATGCATCTGAAAAATATGTAGATTGTGGCAGACTTAGGATTTTCCAGTCCACGGCTTAATACCATGTCGACGAGGGTAAACTTGATGCGAAGGGCAAGAAGGCTATATTTTTGGGGTATGCAACATGTATAAAAGATTAATGTCTTTGGTATATTGATAATTATAGGTTCGTAATCTGTATGGATGTTACGTTTAATTAAGGAACTATGGTGGCTTCTCAGATAGCTAAGGTGATTGGTGATAATGACATTGAGACTTCTAAGGCTCATGTGGTTGAGATAGAATCTAAAGATAATTCATGTTCTAGTAGTGTTCAGCAACAAGATCATGGAGATATTCATGATGATGCGAATGATGATTCTGAATTCTGATTATGGGACCCTTGAGCAAAAAAATATGTAGGCACACGAAAAATATTAGTTCGAGCAAAGTTCGGGTTCGATTAAGACAAAATGAGCATACAAACAGGTTCAAAAGATTAGGTCAGATGAATTTATGGAACCTTACAGGTGAGTTAATGTAGTAGAGTATGCACTTTTGATGGAGAAGGACGCGCCTATCTCAGTCAAAGAAGCTATTCAGAATGATAATAGTGAGAGTTTTTTTTGCTGCGATAGAAGAAGAGATTGATCAATATCTACAAAGGAAGCCAACTTTGGATTTTGTTTTATTTCCTGCACGGAGCAAGTTTCAACATTGTTTGGACTTGCTAATTATCATCAAGTATTGATTTCCCTTCGGGGAGGTGTTTGGGTGAGGTGCAGATTTCACCTCATGATGAAACCTTCAATGGCTTGATCCCAGTTAAGGGTACGTAGACATCTATGGTAAAAATGGTACATTCGGTTGGGATTTAATTATCGAGGTGTTCATAGTTTTCTCGGTGTTTGTCCATAATTTGAGGTCTATCAAATGATGTACGAAGTGGAGAATTTGTGAGGTGGAAGACTAGGCTATTTTTTTGCGTTTCTTGGAGTTCAAAGGTCGGATCACCCTGGATTTTGGATAGCGTCTTCTTAGATCAGGTACCTAAATTATGAACGGTGGAGATCAGTTTTGGAGGTCCAAAAAGTTGCAGGGCATGATTGTTATGCACCACGATGAGGATTAAATTAATAACCCAATAAATATAGGTGTctcaaataattaattaaatctaaattACTTGAAATTTGATAAAACTTTGGAACTTGCCAACAATTCATCAACTTACAATACTTGAATAAATTAACAACTCTAACTAACTAAATAAATAAACTAATAATTACGACTCTTGAATAAATTCTAACAGAAGTCTAAGACAATGACTAAACTCTTAAAAATCCGTAACTTGCACTCTTCTCCTTAAGTAGTCCACTTAAGTAAAAATACCTTCCGGAGAAAAATAAAGAGAACAAAGGACCGACAGTGAGCGAAAGActcatatacggatataaaaTAATGTACAAGATGAATAAAGATTTGATTAGATGCCAATATAAACATAAACCAAATAACGAAACGACCAGCGATTCCAAAAGTCAGGGGAAGATAAAATACCAGGATACTTAAATTCACAACATGAACACATACAAATATATTTATAACTTACAAATAATGATCATAAACTGTAATCGTTCTCTTATACTAAATCGTACACTTACAAAAAATACTCAAAATAACTTACTAACGAACATGGGAGACGATCTTAGACAAAAATGACTTGCATTGCACAAAGCAACGCTACCCAAAATCTGACAAGGCTATCAACGCAATAAGCATAATATCACACAAATGTCTAGAAAGGCGCACAAGGTGATAAACACAATGCTACCTAAATTCAGACTCACATGGCAATAAGTATAATGCTACCAAATATCTAACATCTCCAAAATCATATCCAAATTATAGATAACCAAAAATATATTAATCAAAAATAATTATTCCAAATATCATATGAAACAGACTActaaaaaataaaatcaaaccTGACCAGTTCTAAAGAATTCCAATTTATTGCATAAAGATAAACTGAAACGAAAAAGTACAAAATAAGAAAATCTTAGACAATTCAAAGATCTTTCCAGAATCGTAAGTCTCGTAAAAATTTAGAAAGAAACGAATTCAGAACTTAAACAATTGCATAATGCGGAACAGAATTAGCCCCTGATTACAATATTAATTGGATGTTTAAGACATTGAAATTACAGAATTTAGGAACAACATATGAACACAAAATGCATATATCGAAAAGAGCTTTCTAAAATATAATTGAtcataatatttaaataaataattgattTACTATGAATTTACGAAGTTAGGACGTACAAGAAGAATTTAACCAACCAAATTACACAAAAGGCAGATTTTAAATTACTTACAAGTAGAATTTCAGAAAATTTAAAGAacgaaaaacaaagaaaatcagTTGAATAATAAATCTGATGCGAATATGACAAAATTAAAACTAGACAATATACATCAACATTATCAGATACGAAAAGAAAGAGTATAATAAAGATATCCAGAATCCCCAATCACAAGAACGCAAAATGATTTAAACTCCAAATCCATAATCTCCAATTAGGCTTTTTTGTTCATCTATTTCTCCTTCTCTCTCTTCTCATTCTCCATCTTCTCTTTTTTCATATTTCTCCTCTCTCTTATAGAAATACCGTAAATCCTTTTTTTTGTATATACCATCACACTTCCTTCTTTTTTTTAAACCCTCAACCTTTTTTTATAAAACTAATACTCTTACAACAATATCCCGATTACATAAAATAGACACACACAAATTATTTTAAATGTAACTCAccaatattataaaataattaaactaaaaataatcaTAAAAATATCACGATATTTCcatatattctatcataactAAAAATATTGTGTTGAATTAAAGTGGTTGGTTTGTTGCTATAGACACCTAAACTGACTAGCTATTACTCCACTTAACTTTGATGTTGCCTTGGTCCTTTTCGGGCCTATAACAACATTTTTTGGGTTCTATAGCAACAGTGTTCTGGGTTTGCTATAAGCAATCTATGGTAGTGATAGATCTGGACGGTTTGTCCAACCTTCTAGTAATTACTTGAAACAACAAAGTATCTTGATCAAACAATTTCACAATATGTCCGCTCGAACTAGAAAGTGTCATCGCTCAACTCAACATCTTGTTGGCATACTTAGTGAATATTTGACCACGAAGAGTTTGTGATATAATTTCCACCAGCATTAGATAAAAATATGCTACGGTTTTTAGAAATAGCTCTCTAACCAAGACAATAATCGGCAGGTTTCTAATTTCAAGACAAGAGTTGTTCCAACTTTCAACATGGTTGGTGGTCATGATGCTAAAGTGATTCTCATTATATGCTAATGACTTTCTATAACATTATTTCCTAATGTTGTAAAATGTTTCTCTAAATACGTATGTGGAAAAAAGTTTTGGCAACATTATCACTTTATTAATTCAATTTATTTAATAACATATCATTAAAGAAAATAAACTGATTTCCGTACTAAGCAGTTCGAAATTCAGAATCATAACCTCTGTCGACCTTATATTTGAGTCATCAAATATCAAAGAGTATTATTGatgttttaatataattatgAAGTAGGATACATAGATTAATAAtgtataattttttataaatattgtAAAAATAAAGATTGTCAGATTATCAACTCCACAAATAAAGATTTCCAGATTTATTCATATAGGTATATTTGGTTAGGTAAAGTAGTTGTGAACcaaaaagatatatgtttagatttagagatttttttaaaaaaatacccAAATTGCAAAAAAACGTTACAACCTTATATGCACCATATAATGCAACATTTGGAACCTCGTATGCAATTTCTAGCAACCTCCTTTGCACCCTCATATGAAAATTTGACCGTATTTTTATAAATAAGTTTAAAAATATGattatttttgataaatttcCATAGATTTATTTATATAGTCCCACATTACTTTAGAACAAGAAACTCATATTGATTAAGAATTTTAAAAGCATTCTGAAACAAGTTAATTTGGGTgtgtaaaatgtaatttttttaatatattagaTTTTCCATAACTTGTTTTTTTAATTCGTGTTTGACATATGATTAGTTTTTGATATCGACCAGAATCATAGTCCTAACCAACATCTCTATGTATGATTGCAAAGTGTTCCTAACTCTTTGAATAGAAACCCCAACATAATTGCATCTGACTTTGAACTTCTTTTCCTAAGCCTTTTTTAAAACCACTTTGGACATAGTTGAAGCCACGAGCATCTCCATATTTTTTTAGAATTAGTACGGTTACTGGTACATAGTTTGACTGTTAAATTTTAGGTTGCGTTGCTTGTCGACCATCATCCTGAGCATTCGTTTCGAAC
It contains:
- the LOC141716621 gene encoding zinc finger CCCH domain-containing protein 67-like isoform X2 — its product is MEGVKGQHFQNQHKSLTFGSLNFSDHLGLDVSSDKNADVLNQEVQNLALKDSIEENGTVQGVLMESEHMEHRRYRYYHPLRPEAENCLFFMRHGWCQFRGNCRYNHPLNRKIQYYLTPEGCKYGKACKYNHSGRETEKAPVFLGLPIRPGEKEGPQDKRIGSNSGWENALPFCPSALSSRKASNWENARPFWPSTVSKKASEPVSQQHPHKQAERSKTSVCPVNDKGLPLRPDMEICPYYSRYGICKRGPGCRFDHRLPPANPEPVA
- the LOC141716621 gene encoding zinc finger CCCH domain-containing protein 8-like isoform X1 — its product is MEGVKGQHFQNQHKSLTFGSLNFSDHLGLDVSSDKNADVLNQEVQNLALKDSIEENGTVQGVLMESEHMEHRRYRYYHPLRPEAENCLFFMRHGWCQFRGNCRYNHPLNRKIQPDYKEIENLNEENLTRTGQVECKYYLTPEGCKYGKACKYNHSGRETEKAPVFLGLPIRPGEKEGPQDKRIGSNSGWENALPFCPSALSSRKASNWENARPFWPSTVSKKASEPVSQQHPHKQAERSKTSVCPVNDKGLPLRPDMEICPYYSRYGICKRGPGCRFDHRLPPANPEPVA